From Zingiber officinale cultivar Zhangliang chromosome 5B, Zo_v1.1, whole genome shotgun sequence, the proteins below share one genomic window:
- the LOC121987515 gene encoding uncharacterized protein LOC121987515 isoform X2 — MDVEPPGPLRYLIGAAIMMMGVVLPLGYMMFRIKRVPSSSSTYSKQT, encoded by the coding sequence ATGGATGTGGAGCCGCCGGGACCGCTTCGGTATCTGATTGGGGCGGCGATCATGATGATGGGGGTGGTGCTTCCTCTCGGTTACATGATGTTTCGCATCAAGCGCGTTCCCTCCTCCTCGTCGACCTACTCCAAGCAGACGTAG
- the LOC121987515 gene encoding uncharacterized protein LOC121987515 isoform X1: MDVEPPGPLRYLIGAAIMMMGVVLPLGYMMFRIKRVPSSSSTYSKQTTKGLI; encoded by the exons ATGGATGTGGAGCCGCCGGGACCGCTTCGGTATCTGATTGGGGCGGCGATCATGATGATGGGGGTGGTGCTTCCTCTCGGTTACATGATGTTTCGCATCAAGCGCGTTCCCTCCTCCTCGTCGACCTACTCCAAGCAGAC GACTAAGGGGCTGATATAG